One genomic window of Prochlorococcus marinus str. NATL2A includes the following:
- a CDS encoding DUF565 domain-containing protein, with protein MQKTKFREFIDSLIFIINPIISDSWSKRSLLVLSLLFGFYFTNSFLSFLLDKSVNTIFLAIIILLIMELVIRSYLIPKLTIPVMIINNIRIGSTYALILEAYKLGS; from the coding sequence ATGCAGAAAACTAAATTCAGAGAATTTATAGATTCACTGATTTTCATTATTAATCCAATTATCTCTGATTCATGGAGTAAGAGGAGTTTATTAGTTCTTTCATTACTATTTGGTTTTTATTTTACCAATAGTTTTCTTTCTTTTTTACTAGATAAATCTGTTAATACAATATTTTTGGCAATTATAATATTATTAATTATGGAGTTGGTAATCCGATCATATCTAATACCTAAATTGACCATTCCCGTAATGATAATAAATAATATCCGAATTGGTTCTACATATGCTCTGATTCTTGAAGCCTATAAGCTTGGTTCTTAA
- a CDS encoding cofactor assembly of complex C subunit B, with product MYKISSLVIIFGAFLLILSIINIVTTNQVNPSLVRAETISGISSIALITIGYLWTEINPKQPSKVKLNGNEGFELCNELSEDQRNELAWGSKQILTATAASTILIYWDNRVILRRGIISNNKFKPGEICNRAIDQKRLISLVNTKLFPGREEFDDVLTDLPAVIVYPLSNRGLTIVGGWSKRSFTNSDEKWISGWSDKLYVLLSK from the coding sequence ATGTATAAAATTTCAAGCTTAGTTATTATATTTGGAGCTTTTCTATTAATTTTATCAATTATAAACATTGTTACTACTAATCAAGTAAATCCAAGCCTAGTTAGAGCAGAGACTATATCTGGAATTTCTTCTATAGCATTAATAACTATAGGATATCTCTGGACCGAAATTAATCCTAAACAACCTTCAAAAGTAAAGTTGAATGGAAATGAAGGTTTTGAACTTTGCAATGAATTATCAGAAGATCAAAGAAATGAATTAGCATGGGGAAGCAAGCAAATACTAACTGCAACAGCGGCAAGTACAATATTAATATATTGGGATAATAGAGTTATACTTAGAAGAGGCATAATATCAAATAATAAATTTAAACCTGGAGAAATATGTAATAGAGCTATTGATCAAAAAAGACTTATTTCGTTAGTAAATACAAAGTTATTTCCAGGGAGAGAAGAATTTGATGACGTTTTAACTGATTTACCTGCAGTGATTGTTTATCCTCTCTCTAATAGGGGCCTAACTATAGTTGGAGGCTGGTCAAAGAGATCATTTACAAATTCAGATGAGAAATGGATTTCAGGATGGTCTGATAAGTTATACGTTCTACTTAGTAAGTAG
- a CDS encoding peroxiredoxin, with translation MTTNECLRVGMQAPDFATTAVVDQEFKDITLSQYRGKYVVLFFYPLDFTFVCPTEITAFSDRYSDFSSKNTEVLGVSVDSKFTHLAWIQTPRNEGGIGDINYPLVSDLKREICQSYNVLNEDGEADRGLFIINPSGIIMHSTINKAPVGRNIDETLRVLQAYQYVESHPDEVCPAGWTPGDKTMKEDPKGSKEYFSAL, from the coding sequence ATGACGACAAATGAGTGCCTAAGGGTAGGAATGCAAGCACCAGATTTTGCTACAACAGCAGTAGTAGATCAAGAATTTAAGGACATAACACTTTCTCAGTACAGAGGAAAGTATGTTGTTCTATTTTTCTATCCATTAGACTTCACGTTTGTTTGCCCTACTGAAATCACGGCCTTCAGCGACAGATATAGCGATTTCAGTAGCAAAAACACAGAAGTTTTAGGTGTTTCGGTTGATAGTAAATTTACACATCTTGCTTGGATTCAAACACCAAGGAATGAGGGAGGAATTGGTGACATTAACTATCCACTAGTATCTGATTTAAAACGTGAAATTTGCCAATCTTATAATGTTTTAAATGAGGATGGAGAAGCTGATAGAGGTTTGTTTATAATTAATCCAAGCGGAATAATTATGCACTCAACAATAAATAAAGCACCTGTTGGCCGAAATATAGACGAAACTCTAAGAGTATTACAGGCATATCAATACGTTGAATCTCACCCTGATGAAGTATGTCCAGCAGGATGGACTCCTGGTGACAAAACCATGAAAGAAGATCCTAAAGGAAGCAAGGAATACTTCTCTGCATTATAA
- the rpmF gene encoding 50S ribosomal protein L32, translating into MAVPKKKTSKGKRNQRHATWKGKAAVAAEKALSIGKSVLTGRAQGFVYPMNETSEEEAD; encoded by the coding sequence ATGGCGGTACCCAAGAAAAAAACCTCTAAGGGGAAGAGAAATCAAAGACACGCCACATGGAAAGGTAAGGCTGCTGTAGCAGCAGAAAAGGCATTATCAATTGGAAAATCAGTACTTACTGGAAGAGCTCAGGGATTTGTTTATCCAATGAATGAGACTTCAGAAGAAGAAGCTGATTAA
- the psb30 gene encoding photosystem II reaction center protein Ycf12/Psb30 produces the protein MGNLLPLVAVFLAGPAIIALIFYRRGV, from the coding sequence ATGGGAAACCTATTGCCCTTAGTAGCAGTCTTTCTTGCAGGACCAGCAATAATTGCTTTGATCTTCTATAGAAGAGGTGTATAA
- a CDS encoding pyridoxamine 5'-phosphate oxidase family protein, with amino-acid sequence MPPWLTQLSSVQRKESKLDSSRWLQLATIGIDNNPRVRTVVFRGWSKSYEMEIYTDKRSQKYHELNLNNNVEICWLFSRSKCQFRFRGTSTIELDKYNLLHWEKLSEQSRLMWSWPTPGNQFNLEKTNDFSVKSIKELSNNFTVLKIKINHVDQLLIRKPVHKRRRWIRANDWKEESINP; translated from the coding sequence ATGCCACCATGGTTAACTCAACTTAGCTCAGTTCAGAGAAAAGAATCAAAATTAGACTCTTCAAGATGGCTTCAACTAGCCACAATTGGAATAGATAATAATCCCAGAGTAAGAACAGTGGTTTTTAGAGGATGGAGTAAATCCTATGAAATGGAAATATATACTGACAAAAGAAGTCAAAAATATCATGAATTAAATTTGAACAATAACGTAGAAATATGCTGGCTTTTTTCAAGATCAAAATGTCAATTCAGGTTTAGAGGAACTTCAACAATTGAATTAGATAAATACAACCTTCTACATTGGGAAAAACTAAGTGAACAATCTAGATTAATGTGGAGTTGGCCAACTCCAGGTAATCAATTTAATCTAGAAAAAACTAATGATTTTTCTGTCAAATCAATTAAAGAGTTATCAAATAATTTCACTGTATTAAAGATTAAAATCAACCATGTTGACCAATTGCTTATTCGTAAACCTGTTCATAAAAGAAGAAGGTGGATTCGTGCTAATGACTGGAAAGAAGAAAGTATAAACCCTTAA
- a CDS encoding tRNA (cytidine(34)-2'-O)-methyltransferase, with product MNSFNRTRPRVALFEPRIPQNTGTIGRTCLAFNMSLDIIKPTGFSFEDKYLKRAGLDYWPHVDVHLYESFEQYKNSFKNSRIIALTKKSNNLISNIIYKDTDILLFGREDTGLPESIINKCEIVAGIPMPGGENQLKTGGVRSLNLSVASGIVCYSACLQLNLLSK from the coding sequence ATGAATTCATTTAATCGTACAAGACCTCGTGTCGCATTATTTGAACCAAGAATTCCACAAAATACTGGAACAATTGGTAGAACATGCTTAGCCTTTAATATGTCATTAGATATTATTAAGCCAACTGGGTTTAGCTTCGAAGATAAATATTTAAAAAGAGCAGGTTTAGATTATTGGCCTCACGTAGATGTACATTTATATGAATCGTTTGAACAATATAAAAATTCATTTAAAAACTCAAGAATTATAGCTCTTACAAAAAAAAGTAATAATTTAATTTCAAATATTATTTATAAAGATACAGATATACTATTATTTGGACGAGAGGATACAGGTTTGCCCGAAAGCATAATTAATAAGTGTGAAATTGTTGCAGGAATACCTATGCCAGGAGGTGAGAATCAATTAAAGACAGGAGGAGTTAGAAGTTTGAATTTATCCGTTGCAAGTGGGATAGTTTGTTATTCTGCATGTTTACAATTAAACTTATTAAGCAAGTAG
- the metG gene encoding methionine--tRNA ligase translates to MNMKYTITTPLYYVNDKPHLGSSYTTIACDAIARFERLNGNTVLFLTGVDEHGQKIERTAESKNLEPQLHCDEITEKYKYLWDKLNISYDRFVRTTSIEHTSLVHQFYSKVLKSDDVYMGRQSGWYCVGCEEYKDVEDKDKSPICSIHKKELEWRDEENLFFKLSKYQDQIEKLIHVDGFISPKSRKNEIINFVSKGLRDFSISRVNLKWGINVPGNKDHTFYVWFDALLGYVSGSLNDQCSPELTEKSLSNWPANIHVIGKDILRFHAVYWPAMLLSAGMKTPRSVFGHGFLTREGQKMGKSLGNVLDPIELLEYGGIDAMRWYLLRDIEFGEDGDFQMRRFVDIVNSDLCNTIGNLLNRTITMSKKWFKENIPIDNTLSSDSTLKVKSETKIIEYMESFKDSNFKSSANAIIDLANSANLYLNDRAPWKLIKDISNKNIVALDIYSVLESCRIIGILLNPIVPNLSNRILKQLNIDTSNINFKDSLQWGLLDPNNGLQDPTPVMDKIEFNEDPR, encoded by the coding sequence ATGAATATGAAATACACAATTACAACACCACTATATTATGTTAACGACAAGCCTCATCTAGGTAGTTCATATACAACAATCGCTTGTGATGCAATAGCTCGTTTTGAAAGACTAAATGGAAATACTGTTCTTTTTCTTACTGGTGTTGACGAACATGGTCAGAAAATAGAACGTACTGCAGAAAGCAAAAACCTTGAACCTCAACTTCATTGCGATGAAATCACAGAAAAGTATAAGTATTTATGGGATAAACTAAATATTAGTTACGATCGTTTCGTTAGAACAACTTCTATTGAACATACATCTTTGGTCCATCAATTTTATTCTAAAGTTTTGAAATCTGATGATGTATACATGGGTAGGCAAAGTGGTTGGTATTGTGTTGGATGTGAGGAATATAAGGATGTTGAGGATAAAGATAAAAGTCCAATCTGCTCAATCCATAAAAAGGAATTAGAGTGGAGAGATGAAGAGAATTTATTTTTTAAATTATCAAAATATCAAGATCAAATTGAAAAATTAATTCATGTCGATGGTTTCATATCTCCGAAAAGTAGAAAAAATGAAATTATAAATTTTGTCTCTAAGGGCTTAAGAGATTTCTCAATTTCAAGAGTGAACTTAAAATGGGGAATAAATGTTCCAGGAAATAAGGATCACACATTTTATGTCTGGTTTGACGCATTACTAGGTTATGTTAGTGGATCTCTTAATGATCAATGCTCACCGGAACTAACCGAAAAATCGTTAAGTAATTGGCCTGCAAACATACATGTTATTGGTAAGGATATCCTCAGATTTCATGCTGTTTATTGGCCTGCAATGCTTCTGTCCGCAGGTATGAAAACGCCACGAAGTGTTTTTGGACATGGATTCCTAACTCGAGAAGGTCAGAAAATGGGTAAATCACTAGGTAACGTACTTGACCCCATTGAACTTCTGGAATATGGCGGGATCGATGCAATGAGATGGTATCTTCTAAGAGATATTGAATTTGGAGAAGATGGTGATTTTCAAATGAGAAGATTTGTTGATATCGTTAACAGTGATTTATGTAATACTATTGGTAATTTATTAAATAGAACAATAACGATGTCGAAAAAATGGTTTAAAGAAAATATCCCAATAGATAATACTTTATCATCTGATTCTACACTTAAAGTTAAATCAGAGACAAAGATAATCGAATATATGGAGTCATTTAAGGATAGTAATTTTAAAAGCTCAGCTAATGCAATAATAGATTTAGCCAATAGTGCAAATCTTTATCTAAATGATCGAGCACCATGGAAACTAATTAAGGATATTTCTAATAAAAATATTGTAGCTCTTGATATTTATTCTGTTCTCGAATCATGTCGGATTATTGGAATATTACTTAATCCAATCGTACCAAATTTAAGTAATAGAATATTAAAACAACTTAATATTGACACTTCAAATATAAATTTTAAAGATTCACTGCAATGGGGTTTATTAGATCCTAATAATGGATTACAGGATCCGACTCCTGTAATGGATAAGATTGAATTTAATGAGGACCCTAGATAG
- a CDS encoding bifunctional adenosylcobinamide kinase/adenosylcobinamide-phosphate guanylyltransferase, protein MITPLEKNYKGLISITGPTRSGKSQLAEFLIKKQQSVTYIATSKPRPNDPDWQQRIDLHKKRRPDRWKLIEHPKDICKAIESISKNGSILIDSIGGLVEHHLGDDDTQWEIFQDKLLNCFTDDNLLIVFVSEEVGWGIVPATPIGHLFRERHSTLTSLLSCRSKKRLLAINGIAIDLDQIGDLIP, encoded by the coding sequence ATGATTACACCATTAGAAAAAAACTATAAAGGACTTATATCAATTACAGGACCGACAAGAAGTGGAAAAAGTCAATTGGCAGAATTTTTAATCAAGAAACAACAATCCGTCACTTATATAGCAACATCAAAACCAAGACCAAATGATCCAGATTGGCAACAAAGGATTGACCTCCACAAGAAGAGAAGACCTGATCGATGGAAGTTAATTGAGCATCCTAAGGATATCTGCAAAGCAATTGAATCGATCAGTAAAAATGGATCAATATTAATAGATTCAATAGGTGGCTTAGTAGAGCATCACCTAGGAGATGACGATACTCAATGGGAAATATTCCAAGATAAATTACTTAATTGTTTTACAGATGATAATTTGCTAATTGTTTTTGTTTCAGAGGAGGTTGGTTGGGGAATTGTTCCTGCAACACCAATAGGCCATTTATTTCGTGAACGTCATAGCACGTTAACCTCATTGCTTAGCTGTCGTTCAAAAAAAAGGTTGCTTGCTATCAATGGGATTGCAATTGATTTAGATCAAATTGGCGACCTCATACCATGA
- the recJ gene encoding single-stranded-DNA-specific exonuclease RecJ: METDNGLMNRWILPKPINEAEITNINLNHTLQAVLIRRGIDLNNEFDEYITPSDLPNPEEHFDELSKATQRIIKACLQKENIAICGDYDADGITSTVLLVELLSILGAIVKPFIPSRQDEGYGLNENMINNINNQGIKLVITVDNGISAFAAIKKSVDLGIDLIITDHHKIPDKKLNIFSLIHPEKTPINSPYKYLAGVGIAYLLAKNICEKIDYDINISTANIFFCIGTIADMAPLKGANRKWLKECLPKINSTTNKGIKSIMKKLSIHNVDITSDDIGFKIAPLINAVGRIGDPNLIIDLFTNKSNDSVVKLTNDCFNMNRERKRLTSLVEQEALEIAVSEYRCDRKFLVLTKREWHPGIIGIVAARIAEKFNLPTALLAQANDGNFRGSIRSNNKLMVNQALAECDDLLIAHGGHSAAAGFSIKSENIDKLREKLNQIANREFKDINLYKSITPDAFISFDQINYNFYRELTLIGPFGIMNPTPIFWARKCKILDIYKLKGDHLKMTLNDGTSTIEAIKWNGSIELKKQDLIDIAFYIEINRWKKLNTLQLNILDIKHHKDIVSLQLHNRMYKCQLMDTKNILITNSKGQSFSSDLSISSENLNVDQKVFAKKILTFAKIALGKAA, translated from the coding sequence TTGGAAACAGATAATGGCCTGATGAATCGATGGATATTACCTAAGCCAATAAATGAAGCTGAGATAACTAATATAAATTTAAATCACACTCTTCAAGCCGTCTTAATTAGGAGAGGGATCGATCTAAATAATGAATTTGATGAATATATAACACCATCAGACCTTCCAAATCCCGAAGAACATTTCGATGAATTATCTAAAGCGACTCAAAGAATAATTAAGGCTTGCTTACAAAAAGAAAATATTGCAATATGTGGTGATTATGACGCGGATGGTATAACAAGTACAGTGCTTTTAGTTGAATTATTGTCAATACTTGGAGCAATAGTTAAGCCGTTTATACCTTCAAGACAGGATGAGGGTTATGGCCTTAATGAAAACATGATAAATAATATAAATAATCAAGGAATTAAGCTTGTAATTACAGTTGATAATGGCATATCTGCATTTGCCGCAATCAAGAAATCTGTTGATCTTGGGATTGATTTAATTATCACAGACCACCATAAAATACCTGATAAGAAATTAAATATTTTTTCGCTTATACATCCAGAAAAAACTCCTATTAATTCACCTTATAAATATTTGGCAGGTGTAGGTATTGCATACCTACTAGCAAAGAATATATGTGAGAAGATTGATTATGATATAAACATTTCTACGGCTAATATATTCTTTTGTATTGGCACTATTGCGGACATGGCTCCCCTTAAAGGTGCCAATAGAAAATGGCTTAAAGAGTGTTTACCAAAAATAAATTCAACAACTAACAAAGGGATTAAATCTATTATGAAGAAGCTATCAATTCATAATGTTGATATAACATCAGATGATATTGGGTTTAAGATAGCTCCTTTAATAAATGCTGTCGGTAGAATTGGTGACCCCAACCTTATCATTGATCTCTTTACAAATAAATCAAATGATTCAGTTGTTAAACTCACAAATGATTGTTTTAATATGAATCGGGAAAGAAAAAGATTAACGTCCTTAGTTGAACAAGAAGCTTTAGAAATAGCAGTAAGTGAATATAGATGTGATAGAAAATTTCTAGTATTAACTAAGAGAGAATGGCACCCTGGAATAATAGGAATAGTTGCGGCTAGAATAGCTGAAAAGTTTAATTTACCAACTGCTTTACTTGCACAAGCAAATGATGGGAACTTCAGAGGATCTATAAGATCAAACAATAAATTAATGGTAAACCAGGCCTTAGCTGAATGCGATGATCTTTTAATAGCGCATGGAGGCCACTCAGCCGCTGCAGGGTTTTCAATTAAAAGCGAAAATATTGACAAGCTTAGAGAAAAGCTAAATCAAATAGCTAATCGAGAATTTAAAGATATTAATTTATATAAGTCAATAACTCCTGATGCATTTATTAGTTTTGATCAAATTAATTATAATTTTTATAGAGAATTAACTTTAATAGGTCCATTTGGAATAATGAATCCTACACCGATTTTCTGGGCAAGAAAGTGCAAAATCCTAGATATCTATAAACTAAAGGGTGATCACCTAAAAATGACTCTTAATGACGGAACTTCGACAATAGAGGCAATTAAATGGAATGGATCTATTGAATTAAAAAAACAAGATTTAATTGATATCGCTTTCTATATTGAAATAAATAGATGGAAAAAATTAAATACACTTCAATTAAATATTTTAGATATTAAACATCATAAAGATATAGTTAGTTTACAATTGCACAATCGTATGTATAAATGCCAATTAATGGACACTAAAAATATATTAATCACTAACTCAAAAGGCCAGTCTTTTAGTTCAGACTTATCAATATCATCTGAGAATTTAAATGTAGATCAGAAAGTATTTGCAAAAAAAATTCTTACTTTCGCAAAGATTGCACTAGGCAAGGCTGCTTAG
- the ftsH gene encoding ATP-dependent zinc metalloprotease FtsH yields the protein MSKSYSQLLRDIESGEIISIILIPNRREVIVELINGEKKLIPIFYNDQKILRISEEYNVPLTVRDIRSDQRLANYITGFGLTLIFVFSLVFLIRRSSKLLNNLQSFSGRSSQVNEDDIRKYTFDDVAGLNQESDELKEIVIFLKNPQTLKDLGAKTPKGVLLVGPPGTGKTLLARSIAGEADVPFFSISASEFVEMFVGVGAGRVRDLFKSAKSKAPCIVFIDEIDSIGRQRGAGIGGGNDEREQTLNQLLTEMDGFEANNGVIVIAATNRPDILDRALTRPGRFDRRIDISLPDREARHKILSVHARTKPLCDSVNLKDWATKTPGYSGADLQNLMNEAAIYAARNNKSVISSVELENALEKTRFGILSKPLSDQTKKRQIAYQIIGKTLVALLIPTQDKLEKISLFKSLGNISGMTYFTPDEETIDSGLFTRNYIYNKIVISLGSRAAEMIIFGSKEVTQGSQKELENVYFWANQMVTKFGFSDLGPITYDSEKDTIFLGKDLMKNKKEYSQRTSREIDKQIISIANKAVNHAIFLLSDKVSLMDNLVDELIVKETLESDFVIDSLNSYLSSN from the coding sequence ATGAGTAAAAGTTATAGTCAATTATTGAGGGATATTGAAAGTGGTGAAATTATTTCAATTATTTTAATTCCAAATAGAAGAGAGGTCATTGTTGAATTAATAAATGGAGAGAAAAAATTAATACCTATATTTTATAATGATCAGAAAATTCTTCGAATATCTGAGGAATATAATGTTCCTCTTACTGTAAGAGATATTAGATCAGACCAGAGATTAGCAAACTACATAACAGGTTTTGGCCTCACTTTGATTTTTGTTTTCTCTCTTGTATTTTTAATTAGAAGATCATCCAAGTTATTAAACAATCTGCAAAGTTTTTCTGGTCGTTCTTCTCAAGTAAATGAAGATGATATTAGAAAATACACATTCGATGATGTGGCTGGATTAAATCAAGAATCAGACGAATTAAAGGAAATAGTAATCTTTTTAAAGAATCCACAGACATTAAAAGACCTCGGAGCTAAAACGCCGAAGGGAGTTTTATTAGTGGGTCCACCTGGAACCGGTAAGACATTACTAGCTCGCTCAATTGCAGGAGAAGCTGATGTTCCTTTCTTTTCTATTTCTGCATCGGAATTTGTTGAAATGTTCGTAGGTGTTGGAGCTGGACGTGTCCGTGATTTATTTAAAAGTGCTAAATCAAAGGCTCCTTGCATAGTCTTCATAGATGAAATTGACTCTATTGGACGACAAAGGGGAGCTGGAATAGGAGGAGGCAACGATGAGAGAGAGCAAACACTTAACCAGCTCTTAACCGAGATGGATGGATTCGAAGCAAATAATGGAGTCATAGTTATTGCAGCTACGAATAGACCCGATATTCTTGACCGAGCATTAACTAGGCCTGGTAGATTTGACCGTCGTATTGACATATCCCTTCCTGATCGAGAAGCTAGACACAAAATTTTGTCCGTTCACGCAAGGACAAAACCTTTATGTGATTCAGTGAATCTGAAAGACTGGGCAACTAAGACGCCTGGCTACTCAGGTGCAGATTTACAAAACCTAATGAATGAGGCTGCAATCTATGCTGCTAGAAATAATAAGTCAGTCATAAGCAGTGTTGAACTAGAAAATGCACTTGAAAAAACACGATTTGGAATACTGTCTAAGCCACTTTCAGATCAGACAAAAAAAAGACAAATTGCTTATCAGATTATTGGTAAAACCCTTGTTGCTTTATTGATTCCGACCCAAGATAAATTAGAAAAAATCTCTTTATTTAAGTCTCTCGGAAATATTTCTGGAATGACTTATTTCACACCAGATGAAGAGACCATTGACAGCGGACTTTTTACACGTAACTACATTTATAACAAAATTGTTATTTCACTTGGTTCTAGGGCTGCTGAAATGATTATTTTTGGCTCTAAGGAAGTTACACAAGGATCACAAAAGGAACTAGAAAATGTATATTTTTGGGCAAATCAAATGGTTACTAAATTTGGATTCTCAGATCTTGGACCTATTACTTATGATTCAGAAAAAGATACAATTTTTCTTGGAAAGGATCTTATGAAGAATAAAAAAGAATATTCTCAGAGGACAAGCAGGGAAATTGATAAGCAAATTATTTCAATAGCAAATAAGGCTGTTAATCATGCAATATTTCTTCTTTCAGATAAAGTTTCCTTAATGGATAATCTTGTTGATGAATTAATAGTTAAGGAAACTCTTGAATCTGATTTTGTAATTGATTCACTTAATTCTTACTTATCTAGCAACTAA
- a CDS encoding HAD-IA family hydrolase — MHKLKAVFWDVDGTIADTELCGHRVAFNLAFKDFGLDWNWNESQYLDLLKISGGFNRIIHYRNNIDSDLTESQCSEIQALKRIHYKNLIQSGKIKVREGVLRLINELYNSDIEQFIVTTSGKDSLDPFLKTSLSSHLNYFSGFITYEDVSRHKPFPDAYKLALKLSKQSQFNCIAIEDSKIGVESAKAANLNCLLILPPWNSSKQNISKNANACLNSLGNFDNPSSLIYGKKLISNHVDFDYLTNIIN, encoded by the coding sequence ATGCATAAGTTAAAAGCAGTCTTTTGGGATGTGGATGGAACAATTGCCGATACAGAATTGTGTGGGCATAGAGTCGCTTTTAATTTGGCCTTTAAGGATTTTGGTTTGGATTGGAACTGGAATGAGAGCCAATATTTGGATCTTCTAAAAATATCGGGAGGTTTTAACCGCATAATCCACTATCGAAACAATATCGACAGTGACCTTACTGAAAGTCAATGTTCCGAAATTCAAGCCTTAAAGCGTATTCATTACAAGAATTTAATTCAATCTGGGAAAATTAAAGTAAGAGAGGGAGTTCTGAGGCTTATTAATGAACTTTACAACTCTGATATAGAACAATTTATTGTTACGACCAGTGGTAAAGATTCCCTTGATCCTTTTCTAAAAACCTCATTGAGTTCGCATTTAAATTATTTTTCCGGTTTTATTACATACGAAGATGTAAGTAGGCACAAGCCCTTCCCTGATGCATATAAGCTAGCGCTTAAATTAAGTAAGCAATCACAATTTAATTGCATAGCTATTGAGGACTCTAAGATTGGCGTTGAATCTGCTAAGGCAGCTAATCTTAATTGCCTTTTGATTTTGCCTCCGTGGAATAGTTCTAAGCAAAATATTTCTAAAAACGCTAATGCATGTTTAAATAGCCTTGGTAATTTTGATAATCCATCTAGTCTAATTTATGGTAAAAAGCTAATTAGTAATCATGTGGATTTTGATTATTTGACAAATATTATAAATTAA
- a CDS encoding TMEM165/GDT1 family protein: MGKPNSNSKIEEGDSKDSSPFFSILITSFSTIFLAELGDKTQLATLIISAQSGRPLIVFIGASLALISTSLLGVLIGRWIANNLPRQKFTVVSGIVMLSLGIYLVTQGFIGFIQN, encoded by the coding sequence ATGGGTAAACCTAATTCGAATTCTAAAATAGAAGAGGGTGATTCAAAGGATTCCAGTCCTTTTTTTAGCATATTAATTACATCTTTTAGTACAATTTTTTTAGCTGAGTTAGGAGACAAGACCCAACTTGCAACATTAATTATTTCTGCACAGTCTGGTAGACCGCTAATTGTTTTCATTGGTGCTTCACTAGCACTTATTTCTACCAGCCTGTTAGGAGTCCTAATAGGTAGATGGATAGCTAATAACCTCCCAAGGCAAAAGTTTACTGTGGTTTCGGGAATAGTTATGTTAAGTTTAGGAATATACCTAGTAACACAAGGCTTTATTGGTTTTATACAAAATTAG
- the lptC gene encoding LPS export ABC transporter periplasmic protein LptC, protein MKSFNIYLLFILTIFALLGCQKSNKSTAKIDNKSYINDFELLQENPNKETSVKITSPKAIIDPTINDIEIYESSIDILNRNGIDFQVKSGNATLNNLSNNIRVFNNVYISFLKDSYYNITTNSFNWDLNTSVIDISNPLAINLENTKINASNGFYNIDTSLLKIDNTRFNRKISNSEGVEEYQVEIKSDFAKWFKNDNKLVFTSNEKQVETTIKFLLTK, encoded by the coding sequence GTGAAATCATTCAATATCTATTTACTATTTATACTTACTATATTTGCACTTTTAGGGTGTCAGAAATCTAATAAATCTACTGCAAAGATTGATAACAAAAGCTATATTAATGATTTTGAACTACTACAAGAAAATCCAAACAAAGAAACTAGTGTAAAAATTACTAGTCCTAAAGCCATAATTGATCCGACCATTAACGATATAGAAATATACGAAAGTTCAATTGATATACTGAATAGAAATGGAATTGACTTTCAAGTTAAATCTGGTAATGCAACCCTAAATAATTTATCAAATAATATAAGAGTTTTTAATAATGTATACATATCATTCCTGAAAGATTCATATTACAATATTACCACTAATTCATTTAATTGGGATTTAAATACCTCAGTTATAGATATAAGTAATCCACTTGCTATAAATTTAGAAAATACTAAGATAAATGCATCTAATGGATTTTATAATATCGACACCAGCCTACTAAAAATAGATAATACTAGATTTAATAGAAAAATAAGTAATTCTGAAGGTGTAGAGGAATATCAAGTAGAAATAAAATCTGACTTTGCTAAATGGTTCAAGAATGATAATAAATTAGTTTTCACATCGAATGAGAAACAGGTAGAAACAACTATTAAATTTCTACTTACTAAGTAG